In one Denitratisoma sp. genomic region, the following are encoded:
- a CDS encoding cation diffusion facilitator family transporter → MSSHNEGSVRAILYALGANFGIAVSKFGAAWWTNSGSMLAEAIHSTADCVNQVLLLLGMKEARRPESVDHPLGHHRVTYFWSMIVALLLFFMGGAFSVYEGLERLRHPHPLENGLVALLVLGVAVVLEAFSLAGAMREIRKVAHGKPFLRWFRETRESELMVVAGEDIAALAGLTLAFCAVAAALLTGNPLWDALGTISVGVVLMAIAVLVMIEVKGLIVGESASPELREDIQRFVAAQPEVAEVLNVITLAWGDKVVIAVKARMAEAERISGAELVGRINAVEARMQERFPAAKWVFFEPDVR, encoded by the coding sequence ATGTCGTCGCATAACGAAGGTTCGGTCCGGGCCATCCTCTACGCGCTCGGCGCCAACTTCGGCATCGCCGTGTCCAAGTTCGGCGCCGCCTGGTGGACGAACTCCGGTTCCATGCTGGCCGAAGCGATCCACTCGACGGCCGATTGCGTGAACCAGGTCCTGCTGCTGCTTGGCATGAAGGAGGCGAGGCGGCCCGAGAGCGTCGACCATCCTCTGGGGCATCACCGCGTCACCTATTTCTGGTCGATGATCGTCGCGCTGCTGCTGTTCTTCATGGGCGGCGCCTTCTCCGTCTACGAAGGCCTCGAGCGGCTGCGCCATCCGCACCCGCTGGAAAACGGGCTGGTGGCGCTGCTCGTGCTCGGCGTCGCCGTCGTGCTGGAGGCCTTCTCCCTGGCCGGTGCCATGCGCGAGATCCGCAAGGTGGCGCACGGCAAGCCCTTCCTGCGCTGGTTCCGCGAGACGCGCGAATCCGAGCTGATGGTGGTGGCGGGCGAGGACATCGCCGCCCTAGCGGGACTGACTTTGGCTTTCTGCGCCGTCGCCGCCGCGCTGCTGACCGGCAACCCGCTGTGGGATGCGCTCGGCACGATCAGCGTCGGCGTGGTGCTGATGGCCATCGCCGTGCTGGTGATGATCGAGGTGAAGGGGCTCATCGTCGGCGAATCCGCCTCCCCCGAACTGCGCGAGGACATCCAGCGCTTCGTCGCCGCGCAGCCCGAGGTGGCCGAGGTGCTCAACGTCATCACGCTGGCCTGGGGCGACAAGGTGGTGATCGCCGTCAAGGCGCGCATGGCGGAGGCGGAGCGCATCAGCGGCGCCGAGCTGGTCGGGCGCATCAATGCCGTCGAGGCGCGCATGCAGGAGCGTTTCCCCGCGGCGAAAT
- a CDS encoding uracil-DNA glycosylase, translating into MSRRESILREMGLAPLWRLRDKPAAAAETPAETAPAAAPAGDERALRIAAMGWDELKDAVAGCRDCRLCERRKQAVLGVGDVDADWLFVGEGPGAEEDEKGEPFVGQAGKLLDAMLASIGLQRGRKVYIGNAVKCRPPGNRTPEPEETAACFPYLQRQIELIRPKLIVALGKPAAETLLNAEVKVGAARGRLFDYRGIPLIVTYHPAYLLRNLTDKAKAWEDLCFARRTMQGSSDVVA; encoded by the coding sequence ATGAGCAGGCGAGAGAGCATCCTGAGGGAGATGGGCCTGGCGCCGCTGTGGCGGCTGCGGGACAAACCTGCCGCTGCGGCAGAAACGCCGGCGGAAACCGCCCCGGCCGCCGCCCCGGCGGGGGACGAGCGGGCACTGCGCATTGCCGCCATGGGCTGGGACGAACTGAAAGACGCGGTAGCCGGCTGCCGCGACTGCCGCCTGTGCGAGCGGCGCAAGCAGGCGGTGCTCGGCGTCGGCGACGTCGACGCCGACTGGCTCTTCGTCGGCGAAGGGCCGGGCGCAGAGGAGGACGAGAAGGGCGAGCCCTTCGTCGGCCAGGCCGGCAAGCTGCTCGACGCCATGCTGGCTTCGATCGGCCTGCAGCGCGGCCGCAAGGTGTACATCGGCAATGCAGTGAAATGCCGCCCGCCCGGCAACCGCACGCCCGAGCCGGAAGAGACGGCCGCCTGCTTCCCCTACCTGCAGCGGCAGATCGAGTTGATCCGGCCGAAGCTCATCGTCGCCCTGGGCAAGCCGGCGGCGGAGACGCTGCTCAACGCCGAAGTGAAGGTCGGCGCCGCGCGCGGCCGGCTTTTCGATTACCGGGGCATCCCGCTCATCGTCACCTACCACCCGGCCTACCTGCTGCGCAACCTGACGGACAAGGCGAAGGCCTGGGAAGACCTGTGTTTCGCGCGGCGCACCATGCAGGGATCTTCCGATGTCGTCGCATAA
- the rimI gene encoding ribosomal protein S18-alanine N-acetyltransferase encodes MSAVLRNVPDFEPMRPEDIDAVLAVEQRAFPFPWSRANFADSLASGYSAWCCRIEGELIGYAVMMLVLDEAHLLNITVAPDWQRHGYGLLIMHHLFSLARTHGARRMFLEVRPSNVSGQGLYSRLGFETIGRRRGYYPAGEGREDAVVMALTL; translated from the coding sequence ATGAGCGCCGTCCTGAGAAACGTGCCGGATTTCGAGCCGATGCGGCCGGAGGACATCGATGCCGTGCTGGCCGTCGAGCAGCGTGCCTTTCCTTTCCCGTGGTCGCGCGCCAATTTTGCCGACTCGCTGGCGTCCGGCTACAGCGCCTGGTGCTGCAGGATCGAAGGCGAACTGATCGGCTATGCCGTCATGATGCTGGTGCTCGACGAGGCGCACCTTCTCAACATCACGGTGGCGCCCGACTGGCAGCGGCACGGCTATGGCCTGCTCATCATGCATCATCTCTTCAGCCTGGCGCGCACGCACGGGGCCAGACGCATGTTCCTCGAGGTGCGGCCCTCCAACGTGTCCGGGCAGGGCCTGTACAGCCGCCTGGGGTTCGAGACGATCGGCCGGCGGCGCGGCTACTATCCGGCCGGGGAAGGGCGTGAGGACGCCGTGGTGATGGCACTGACTTTATGA
- the tsaB gene encoding tRNA (adenosine(37)-N6)-threonylcarbamoyltransferase complex dimerization subunit type 1 TsaB: protein MKLLALESSTDLFTAALFLDGRVVEQEGARGLPHSEIALPLVQALLDDQGTALADLDGIAFGAGPGAFTGLRLACSMAQGLAVGAGLPVLGIASLEALALGAGDGLVYACVDARMNEVYSAAYRVCGESIETAVAPAVTAPSQAPVPPGQGWIGCGSGFAAYGAALAARLGPSMLRVDGMARPRAGALLRLAVPRFARGEGVDAALAAPLYVRDKVARTTVERLAAGGKA from the coding sequence GTGAAACTCCTCGCCCTCGAATCCTCAACCGATCTTTTCACCGCTGCGCTTTTCCTCGATGGCCGCGTTGTCGAGCAGGAAGGCGCGCGCGGTCTCCCGCATTCGGAAATCGCCTTGCCGCTGGTGCAGGCCCTGCTGGACGATCAGGGTACGGCACTGGCCGACCTGGACGGCATCGCCTTCGGTGCCGGGCCCGGGGCCTTCACCGGCCTGCGGCTCGCCTGCAGCATGGCGCAGGGACTGGCCGTTGGCGCCGGCCTGCCCGTCCTCGGCATCGCCAGTCTCGAAGCCCTGGCGCTGGGAGCGGGCGATGGCCTGGTGTATGCCTGCGTGGATGCACGCATGAACGAGGTCTACAGCGCCGCCTACCGGGTTTGCGGGGAGTCCATCGAGACGGCCGTGGCGCCTGCGGTGACCGCGCCGTCGCAGGCGCCGGTGCCGCCGGGGCAGGGCTGGATCGGCTGCGGCAGCGGTTTCGCCGCCTATGGCGCGGCGCTCGCCGCGCGGCTGGGCCCGTCGATGCTCCGCGTGGACGGCATGGCGCGTCCGCGAGCCGGCGCCCTCTTGCGGTTGGCCGTGCCGCGATTCGCGCGGGGCGAAGGCGTCGATGCCGCGCTGGCGGCGCCCCTGTACGTGCGGGACAAGGTGGCACGGACCACCGTCGAGCGCCTCGCCGCGGGGGGCAAGGCATGA
- a CDS encoding KTSC domain-containing protein yields MDMKQVNAGKLRAIGYDPGKRLLRVEFDDRKLVEYAGVPQETWRRLSTSGSMWSYFRDNVEEEYAARRVK; encoded by the coding sequence ATGGATATGAAGCAGGTCAACGCCGGCAAGCTGCGCGCCATCGGCTACGATCCCGGCAAGCGGCTCCTGCGCGTCGAGTTCGACGACCGCAAGCTGGTCGAGTATGCCGGCGTGCCGCAGGAAACCTGGCGGCGCCTGAGCACCTCGGGATCGATGTGGAGCTATTTCCGCGACAACGTCGAGGAAGAGTATGCGGCGCGGCGCGTGAAGTAG